Below is a window of Edaphobacter bradus DNA.
CTCCACCACGCTTCTTCATCGAATGTCCTCTTGATTTTCCCCGGCGCTGTCCGGCCCGCTCACTTCGCCTGTGCGATCACGGTCCCGCGCGCTGCCTGTTTCCGCCGGTTGAACTCGCGAATCACCCGCGCCACATACGCTCGCGTCTCGCGGTACGGAGGCACGCCATGATACCGGTCCACCGCTGCCGACCCCGCGTTATACGCCGCCAGCGCCAGGGCGACATTGTCGTGATACCGCGTCAGCAGCTCATCCAGATACGCCGTTCCGCCCGCAATATTCTCCTCCGGGCGAAAGGCGTCCTTCACTCCCATCTCACCCGCAGTTCCCGGCATCAACTGCATCAGCCCCCGGGCCCCGGCACGCGAAACCGCACGCACCTGCCCGCCGCTCTCCGCCCGCACAACGCTGGCCAGCAAGTCTTCGTCGATGTTGTGTGCGTCACCCGCGAGCCCCAGCATCTCGTGCATCTCGGCCTTCGTAAGCGCAGCGACAGGAGCAGCAACAGCCGTCTTAGACGCAGGAGCTGCGACCAGTAGAGCATCGGGAACCGTCTCCACCCGCACCACCGCGTCCGAAGCCACTTCCAGATAACCCGCCTCGCTCCCCTGGGACGAATCCGCCAGATAAAGCCGCACGCGGTCCCCCACTACCTCACGCCGCGAGCAGTCCATCTCAAACCCGTTCTTTAGAGTCACATGTTCGGCCGCGCGCGCCGGCAAACCCATCGCCGCCAGCACGCCCACTACTGCCAATCCTCGCCGAACTGCAAAGTGCA
It encodes the following:
- a CDS encoding lytic transglycosylase domain-containing protein; amino-acid sequence: MMHFAVRRGLAVVGVLAAMGLPARAAEHVTLKNGFEMDCSRREVVGDRVRLYLADSSQGSEAGYLEVASDAVVRVETVPDALLVAAPASKTAVAAPVAALTKAEMHEMLGLAGDAHNIDEDLLASVVRAESGGQVRAVSRAGARGLMQLMPGTAGEMGVKDAFRPEENIAGGTAYLDELLTRYHDNVALALAAYNAGSAAVDRYHGVPPYRETRAYVARVIREFNRRKQAARGTVIAQAK